The Sorangiineae bacterium MSr11954 DNA segment ACCTCGGCGAAGCGGCGTCCGAGGTAGTCGCGCACGTCGGGGTGGACGGTGGGGTGATCGAGCGCCGCCTTCATGCAGCGCAGCCACGCATCGCGCAAGGTGCTCTCGATGGGCACGTGGCCGTGGCGCATGCGCAGCCGCGGGTGCCCGTGGACGCTCGAATAGATCTGCGGGCCCCCGAGCCACTCCACCAGGAAGGCGCCGAAACGGTCGCGAACCTCGCGCGCGACCCGTCCCTGCGCGTCGGTGCGGTGCACGGCCACGAGCTCCGGCTCGTTCGCGTCCATGTGATCGTAGAAGCGGGTCGCGAGCGCGAGGGCTCCGTCGTGGCCAAGGTTGTCGAAGGGGGTATTGCTCGGTCCGATGGGCGATGCCACGCGATGACTGTAGTCGAATTCCGGGCGAACGCAGGAGGTCGGATCCGGTTTCCGGGCGCCGCGCGGGGAGCTCCGCTAGCGGGCGGAGCAGAGCGGGCACGGCTGGCGCCGCTCGTCGATGGTCGGACAATCCATGCATGCTGCACGGAACGCGTGGAACCCCGGATCCTCCGGCGCCACGTGGGTGCGGGCTTTGCTCGCGCGCTTGCCCTCGTACACGACGGTGGCCGGGACGAACGCGGTGGCGGTGAGGCGCTCGCTTCCGCAGCTCGCGCACGCGGCCGGGAGCGGAAAGGCGTTCTCCTCGGCCAGCGCCCGCTCGACCCCACCTTCGGCCTGGCAGCGAGGGCACGCCTGGGCGGAGAAGAGCTCCTTTTTGCAGCTCGCGCACGCGATGAGGTAGGTCCCGCGCACGAGATCCTCCCCCTTGTAGACCCACGAGGGAGCCCCGTACACCTCACCCCCGAGCAGGGGGAGCTTCTGCGCCACCAGCGCTTCGATGGTGACCTTCTTCGTCGGGCAATCGGGGCACCCCGTTTCGACGAGCGCGGAGAAAGCTTCTTCCGAGAGCGGCATGGTGGCGACCATGCCACAAGTTGGCCCGCGCGGCCCTCAGGGATCGCTCGGCGGGCCCGCCTCGGGATCGTCGCCGGGGGTCTCCAGGTCGCCTTGCGCCGCGCGATCGCCTTGCGCGGTACGAGCGCCTTGCGCCGCGCGATCGCGGTCGTCGGGCGCCTCCAGGCTGATTCGTCCCAGGGTGCCGTTTCGGAACTCGTGGACCAGCACGTCGCCCGCCTTGTGCAAGTCGATGACCCCGCCGCTCCGGACGCAGCCGCGCTTTCGTCCAATGGCACGAAGCGTCTCCAGCGGCGAGCCCGGGAGCTCCTCGAGCTTGAAGCGCGCGCGGAGCAGCGGAGCGTAGCGCGCCATGAAAAACTCCGCCGCGAAGAGCCCCACGTGCTCGTAGTCCATGACGGTGTCGGGCACGGCGCCGCCGAGGGCGAGCCGCATGGTCGCGTCGCTGTCGATGTCGCTGCGAGGCCAGAGGATGCCGGGGTTGTCCGAGAGGGTCATGCCGCTCTTGAGGGTGACCAGCTGCTGGCTCTTGGTGACCGCCGGCTCGTCGCCCACCTTGGTGACCTTTCGCTCCATGAGCGTGTTGATCAAGGTCGACTTGCCGACATTGGGGATGCCCACCACCATGGCCCGCACGCTCTTGCCCGGCCCGGTCCGGTGGGGAACGAGCCGCTTGCACAGCTCGGGGATCTTGGCCCGTATTTCACCGGGGCGCGCGGTGGTGAGCGCGATGGCGGCCACCTTTCCGTCCCCGCCCGCGCTCGCCGCCTGCTCGAGATAACGGATCCACGCCTTGGTGACCTCGGGATCGGCGAGATCGCTCTTGCTCAGGATCTTGATGCACGCCTTGTGCGCGCAGAGCTCGCCCAAGACGGGATTGGCGCTGGCGCGGGGCATGCGCGCGTCCAGCACCTCGAGCACCACGTCTTTGGTGGGCAGCGCCTCGGCGATGGCCTTGCGGGCCTTGTTCATGTGGCCCGGGTACCACTGGATGGTCATCGCCCTCCGGTATAGCACTACCTCCTCGGGCACCTAAAGCTTACCGACTCTTCCGTCCTCGGTTGGCATGCGGGAAGACTCGCCGGCGTGCGGAGGGCGCGAGCTTGACACGTCCGCGCGCGACGGCAGTATGTGCCCGTTCGCGAGCAGGCGACCCACGAAGCGAGGAGACGAACCATGATCCGTAAGAGCACTGCCGTGTGGAAGGGGAACGGACTTCAAGGTGAGGGGGCACTCACGACGCAGAGCGGGGTCTTTACCAATCAGCCCTATTCGTTCAAAACACGATTTCAAAGCGAGGATGGTAAAGCGGGCACCAATCCCGAAGAGCTCCTCGGCGCGGCGCACGCGGGGTGTTTCGCCATGGCGCTGTCCTTCGCGTTGACCGACGCCGGCCACGCTCCCCAAGAGCTGCGCGTGGTCGCCTCCGTCGATCTCACCAAGGTCGAAAACGGATTTGCCATCCGAACCATCGCCCTCGAGCTGGAGGCCCGGGTCCCCGGCCTCGATCCCGTAAAGTTCCAAACCCTCGCCGAGGGCGCAAAGCAAAATTGCCCCGTCTCGAAGGCCCTCGCCGCCACCCCCATCACCCTCAACGCAAAGCTGCTTTAGTCCCGTCTAGCCCAAACGCCGTCCGCTATACCCGTACCCGTACCCGCTCCCGTTCCCGTTGTCTCCAGAGAGAAGATCGGGAAAGGGAACGTGTACGGGCGCGCGCGCGCGCGCGAAAACGATTACTTCGCGGTCTTCTTCGCCCCCGAGTCGGCAAAGCCTCGCTTGCGCATGAGCGGCCCGATCCCGGCATCTTTGCCGCGGAACGCGCGGTACGCCTCCGCCGGATCGATGGTATCGCCGGTGGCGAACACGTTCTTGCGCAGCCGCTCGGCGACCGCCGCATCGTACGGCCCCTTGGCCTCCGTGAACGCCTCGTAGGCGTCCGCCGTGAGCGTATCCGACCAGAGGTAGCTGTAGTACCCGGCCGAGTAGTCGTCGCTGGCGAAGATGTGGCTGAACTGCGGTGTGCGGTGCCGCATCACGATTTCATCCGGCATCCCCAGGGACTTCAAGGTATCGCGCTCGAACGCGTCCGGGTCGATGTCCTTGCTCCCAGCCAGGTGCAGCTTCATATCGATGAGCGCACTGGAGAGGTATTCGACGGCGGCAAATCCCGTATTGAAGGTGGACGCCTTCTGGATCTTCGCCAAGAGCTCCTGCGGGATCGGCTGCCCCGTTTTGTAGTGCAGCGCAAATCGATTGAGCACCTCGGGCGTCTCCACCCAGTGCTCGAGCAGCTGCGACGGAAACTCGACATAGTCGCGCGCCACGTTGGTGCCGGAGACGGTCGGATACGTCACGTCGGAGCTCAGTCCGTGCAGGGCGTGCCCGAACTCGTGGAAGAGCGTCTTGGCGTCGTCCCAGCTGATGAGCACCGGCTCACCCTCTTTGGGCTTCACGAAGTTGGAGTTGTTGCTCACGATGGTCGTGATCTCGCCCTTGAAGCGCTCCTGCCGGCGGTAGTCGTTCATCCATGCGCCCGAGCGCTTGCCCGGCCGCGCATAGGGATCGAAGTACCAAAGGCCGACGTGCTTGCCCGTTTGCTTGTTCTTCACCTCCCAGACGCGCACGTCGGGGTGGAACACCTCCACCCCGCTGACGGGGGTGAAGCTGAAGTTCAAGAGCTCGCCCGCCACCCAGAACATGCCCTCGCGCAGCTTCTCGAGCTGGAGGTACGGCTTCACCTCGTTGGCGTCGAGATCGTACTTCGCTTTCCGGACCTTCTCCGCGTAATAGCGATAATCCCAGGGCGCGATCTTCTGCTTCGCCGGCTTCTTGTCCTTCTTGTTCTCTTTGTTGGCGACCGCCAACATGTCGGCCACCTCCTCGCGCACGCGCGCCACCGCCGGCTTCCAGACCGCCTCCATCAGCGCCGTCGCGCGCTCGGGCGTCTTGGCCATCGTGTCGTCGAGGCGCCAGTGCGCGTGGGTCGGGTACCCCAAGAGCTTGGCCCGCTCCGCGCGGAGCTTGAGGATCTCGGCGATGATCTTGTTGTTGTCGTGCGCGCCGCCGCCATCGCCGCGATTGACGAAGGTCTTCCACACCTTCTCGCGCAAATCGTCGCGCGTCGAGTACGTGAGGAACGGCTCCACCGACGAGCGCGTGTTGGTGACGGCCCACTTCCCCTTGGCGCCCCGCGCGGCCGCTGCCGCCGCCGCGCCCGAGCGGACCGAGTCCGGGAGCCCCGCGAGATCGGACTCCTTGTCGAGGATGAGCGCCTCGTTCTCCTCGTCGGCCAGCACGTTCTGGCTGAAGGTGGTGAACAAGGTGGCGAGCCGCTGGTTGATCTCCGACGCCCGCGCCTTGGCCGTGGCATCGAGCTTGGCCCCCGCGCGCACGAGCGTGGTGTAGTGGCGCCACACGAGCCGCTGCTGCTCCGGGGTCAGCTTCGCCTTCTCGGGCGAGTTGTAGACGGCCTCGATGCGCTTGAAGAGCTTCTCGTTCTGGTTGATCTCATCCGAGAACGCCGCGAGCTTCGAGGCCATTTCGCGCTCGATCGCCTGGAACTCGGGGCTGTTCATGTTCGACGACCAAATGTCGTAGATCACCGTCACGTCGTGGAAGGTCCGCCCCGCGTCCTCCAGCGCCGCGATCGTGTTCGCGAACGTCGGCGCCGCCGGGTTGTCCACGATGGCCGCGATCTCGCGGCGCTCCAGATCCATGGCCCCTTCGAGGGCCGGCTTGAACTGCTCGACCTTCACCTTGGCGAACGGGGGCACACCCCCGTATGGGCCGGCCCACTTCGCGAGCAACGGGTTGTTCCCATTGGGCGCCGGCGGCGGCGCGGAGGGCGACGAGCCGCCGGGTGCGGCCGCGGAGGCGCTGTGGGCTGGACCCTTCGCATCTTGCGCGGCCGGTGCGCACGACGCGGAGACGAGAGCTACGGCACCTGCACCGAGGAAAAAGGCATTTCGCATCGACGAACTACTCCTGGACGATAAAAACGAGGAAACCGCGCAAAACGCGGGCAGCGTGCATGATGGATAGGCGTGAACGCGCCCGAACGCCAGGGGTCGCCAGGCGGACGAAAGAGGAATTTTCGCCCGCGATGCGCCCGCGACGGCCCGCGCGGGGCCCGAGGCGCGTATTGACGGACTCGGCGGAGGTTGCACGGGAGCGCGCGCGGGTACGCGTCCGGCCTCCCCGTGGCTCATCGCCGTCCGCGCCGGCGCCTTTTGCAGCGCGCCGACGGCGCCGTCCGCGTTCACCGTCGCGGTGCGAGCAATCGCGCGATGGTCTCCACGTGGGGATCGTCGATCGCGAGCTCACGCAGCGCGACATCGAGCGCGCGCGCATAGTCCGCGTTGGGGCCGCTCGGCCCGTGGCTCCGGTCGATCCAGGCGGCGATGGACGGCTCGTCGAGCGGACCTAAAAAATGCGGATTGGTCATGGGGGCGACATAGGTGAGCCCCTGGGCAAAGGGCGCGGTGCCATCGGGCGAGTCCCACAAATGCAGGTGATGGCGCTCGAAGCCCGCTTGCTCGCGCGAATCGAGCGCCGCGAGCACGGTATCGGCGTGGGCGGGATCGATGCGGTAGGCGGAGCCTCCGCACCAAGCTTTTTCGTCGGCGATCAAGGTGACGACGCGGCCGGGCACCTCCGGGGTGCCGCGATGATCGGGCGAGCCTTGCCAAAAGCGCCGCATCCAGCCCGAAACGAAGGCGCGGCGCTTCTCGAGGTAGTCGAACGAGGGACGAAAGATGAGCGAGCCATAGGCGAAAATCCACACGATGCCGCCAACTTACTCCAACGGGGCCGTTCGGCCAGCCGCCGCGCGCGGGTCCACGGCGCCACGTCCTGGTAGCTCGCACCGATCGCGAGCCCATCGACGGGGCGGGGCACCGTGCTCGCCCTTCGCGCCGTCGCTATTCGAGGATATCGACCACCGACTTGGCATTTGCCACGCGCAGGACCCAACGCTCGAGCACCTTCGGATCCGTTTCGCCCTCGATGCGCGCCCGCGCAAGGTCGTCGACGGCGAGGCCGCGGCCTCCGATCAACGAAAACAGCACCGTGCGCCAGGTTTCGATGGCCCCCGCGCGACGCCCCTCGCGACGCCCTTCGATGGTCCCCGCGCGGTGCTCATCGCGAAGGGCGGCCTCGATGACCTCGTTCTTCTTCACGAGCAGCGCCCGCGCCACGGTCTCATCGGCCATGGCCGCGTCGATCAGGGCGCGCGCTTTGATGGGAACGACCAGGCACGCGTCCTCGATGACGGCATCGGCGGGCATCGGCTGCCAGCCGTCCGTGTGGCGCGACCACTCCAGCACGCGCGGCTGCGCGACCCGCGTCGACTTGACGAGGATGCAGAACACGCGGCGCACCCCCCGGCGAACCAGCTCGCGCGCCTTCTTGCTCGGTACGCTGAGCGCTTGCTCGTTGGTGACCTCGAAGGCCAGCTCCTCGAGCCGGCGGTGACCGCTGGCGTCGGGAGCGCTCGGATAAATGCTCGCGTCCGGCGCAAAGTCGCTGGCGTCGTCCGTGCGTGTCAGGAGGTCGACGGCCGCCGTGTAGCCGGGGCCGACGGATGCGCGAAGCACCATGGCGATGTCGGCGTGGCGCGTCGCGTGGGATGCTTCGGCGGGCGCGGCGAACAACTCGATTCCGTGCAAATACTCCAGGCGCGTCTCCGGCGGGGCGAGCCGCTCGTCGATGCGGGGGGCGCGGACGGGCTCGTCCCGTGCACCCGGCGCCTGCAGCAATTCGTACTTCTTCGAA contains these protein-coding regions:
- a CDS encoding M3 family metallopeptidase, with protein sequence MRNAFFLGAGAVALVSASCAPAAQDAKGPAHSASAAAPGGSSPSAPPPAPNGNNPLLAKWAGPYGGVPPFAKVKVEQFKPALEGAMDLERREIAAIVDNPAAPTFANTIAALEDAGRTFHDVTVIYDIWSSNMNSPEFQAIEREMASKLAAFSDEINQNEKLFKRIEAVYNSPEKAKLTPEQQRLVWRHYTTLVRAGAKLDATAKARASEINQRLATLFTTFSQNVLADEENEALILDKESDLAGLPDSVRSGAAAAAAARGAKGKWAVTNTRSSVEPFLTYSTRDDLREKVWKTFVNRGDGGGAHDNNKIIAEILKLRAERAKLLGYPTHAHWRLDDTMAKTPERATALMEAVWKPAVARVREEVADMLAVANKENKKDKKPAKQKIAPWDYRYYAEKVRKAKYDLDANEVKPYLQLEKLREGMFWVAGELLNFSFTPVSGVEVFHPDVRVWEVKNKQTGKHVGLWYFDPYARPGKRSGAWMNDYRRQERFKGEITTIVSNNSNFVKPKEGEPVLISWDDAKTLFHEFGHALHGLSSDVTYPTVSGTNVARDYVEFPSQLLEHWVETPEVLNRFALHYKTGQPIPQELLAKIQKASTFNTGFAAVEYLSSALIDMKLHLAGSKDIDPDAFERDTLKSLGMPDEIVMRHRTPQFSHIFASDDYSAGYYSYLWSDTLTADAYEAFTEAKGPYDAAVAERLRKNVFATGDTIDPAEAYRAFRGKDAGIGPLMRKRGFADSGAKKTAK
- a CDS encoding Uma2 family endonuclease, producing the protein MDSKKYELLQAPGARDEPVRAPRIDERLAPPETRLEYLHGIELFAAPAEASHATRHADIAMVLRASVGPGYTAAVDLLTRTDDASDFAPDASIYPSAPDASGHRRLEELAFEVTNEQALSVPSKKARELVRRGVRRVFCILVKSTRVAQPRVLEWSRHTDGWQPMPADAVIEDACLVVPIKARALIDAAMADETVARALLVKKNEVIEAALRDEHRAGTIEGRREGRRAGAIETWRTVLFSLIGGRGLAVDDLARARIEGETDPKVLERWVLRVANAKSVVDILE
- a CDS encoding gamma-glutamylcyclotransferase translates to MWIFAYGSLIFRPSFDYLEKRRAFVSGWMRRFWQGSPDHRGTPEVPGRVVTLIADEKAWCGGSAYRIDPAHADTVLAALDSREQAGFERHHLHLWDSPDGTAPFAQGLTYVAPMTNPHFLGPLDEPSIAAWIDRSHGPSGPNADYARALDVALRELAIDDPHVETIARLLAPRR
- a CDS encoding cyanoglobin, giving the protein MASPIGPSNTPFDNLGHDGALALATRFYDHMDANEPELVAVHRTDAQGRVAREVRDRFGAFLVEWLGGPQIYSSVHGHPRLRMRHGHVPIESTLRDAWLRCMKAALDHPTVHPDVRDYLGRRFAEVADFLRNKPDR
- a CDS encoding OsmC family protein, coding for MIRKSTAVWKGNGLQGEGALTTQSGVFTNQPYSFKTRFQSEDGKAGTNPEELLGAAHAGCFAMALSFALTDAGHAPQELRVVASVDLTKVENGFAIRTIALELEARVPGLDPVKFQTLAEGAKQNCPVSKALAATPITLNAKLL
- the ylqF gene encoding ribosome biogenesis GTPase YlqF, which produces MTIQWYPGHMNKARKAIAEALPTKDVVLEVLDARMPRASANPVLGELCAHKACIKILSKSDLADPEVTKAWIRYLEQAASAGGDGKVAAIALTTARPGEIRAKIPELCKRLVPHRTGPGKSVRAMVVGIPNVGKSTLINTLMERKVTKVGDEPAVTKSQQLVTLKSGMTLSDNPGILWPRSDIDSDATMRLALGGAVPDTVMDYEHVGLFAAEFFMARYAPLLRARFKLEELPGSPLETLRAIGRKRGCVRSGGVIDLHKAGDVLVHEFRNGTLGRISLEAPDDRDRAAQGARTAQGDRAAQGDLETPGDDPEAGPPSDP